The proteins below come from a single Triticum aestivum cultivar Chinese Spring chromosome 5D, IWGSC CS RefSeq v2.1, whole genome shotgun sequence genomic window:
- the LOC123125094 gene encoding probable auxin efflux carrier component 5b, which produces MIGWGDVYKVVSAMAPLYFALGLGYTSVRWWKFFTRDQCDAVNRLVIYFALPFFAFDFNAHAGTFAASYRVLAADAVAKLVVVLAVAGWVASCRWRHLSRALKTPPARPARPDGGRGHSYSWCITGYSLGTLNNGLLVGVPLLDAMYGKWARDIVVQLSVVQAVVWLPLLLVAFEARQAWLEVTSAPAPDGAREEGEQAAPGSDDVDRPAAAGDGRKTAATGWAFWAPLLRTVGLKVVGNPNVYASLLGVLWSSVANRWHLEMPGIIDGSISIMSRTGLGIGMFNMGLFIGLQDKLVVCGPGLTSLGMAMRFVAAPAATMIGALLLGLRGDLVRVAILQAALPQSIGTFIFAREYDLHANILSTVVIVGTLASLPILATYYVVLGLM; this is translated from the exons ATGATAGGGTGGGGGGACGTGTACAAGGTGGTGTCGGCCATGGCGCCGCTCTACTTCGCCCTGGGCCTCGGCTACACCTCGGTGCGGTGGTGGAAGTTCTTCACCCGGGACCAGTGCGACGCCGTGAACCGCCTCGTCATCTACTTCGCACTCCCCTTCTTCGCCTTCGACTTCAACGCCCACGCCGGCACGTTCGCCGCCAGCTACCGCGTCCTGGCCGCCGACGCCGTCGCCAAGCTCGTCGTCGTGCTCGCGGTCGCCGGGTGGGTCGCGTCCTGCCGCTGGCGGCACTTGAGCCGCGCCCTCAAGACGCCACCCGCGAGGCCGGCGCGGCCTGATGGCGGCCGCGGCCACTCCTACTCGTGGTGCATCACCGGCTACTCGCTGGGCACGCTCAACAACGGGCTCCTCGTGGGCGTGCCGCTGCTGGACGCCATGTACGGCAAGTGGGCGCGCGACATCGTCGTGCAGCTGTCGGTGGTGCAGGCCGTCGTGTGGCTCCCGCTGCTGCTGGTGGCGTTCGAGGCGAGGCAGGCCTGGCTGGAGGTGACGTCGGCGCCGGCACCCGACGGCGCGCGAGAAGAAGGAGAGCAGGCAGCGCCGGGGAGCGACGACGTCGACCGGCCAGCGGCAGCCGGAGACGGCCGGAAGACGGCGGCGACGGGGTGGGCGTTCTGGGCGCCGCTGCTGCGGACGGTTGGGCTCAAGGTCGTCGGCAACCCGAACGTGTATGCGAGCCTCCTTGGCGTTCTGTGGTCCTCCGTGGCAAACAG GTGGCACCTGGAAATGCCAGGCATCATAGATGGCTCCATTTCGATCATGTCAAGGACCGGCCTTGGAATCGGAATGTTTAACATGG GCTTGTTCATTGGTCTGCAGGACAAGCTCGTCGTGTGCGGGCCTGGATTAACCTCGTTGGGCATGGCGATGAGGTTTGTCGCTGCGCCAGCAGCCACCATGATTGGAGCGCTACTTTTGGGACTACGTGGCGACCTTGTGCGTGTTGCCATCTTACAG GCTGCACTGCCTCAGTCTATTGGGACATTTATCTTTGCACGAGAGTATGACCTGCATGCCAATATACTCAGTACTGT